A window of the Janthinobacterium agaricidamnosum NBRC 102515 = DSM 9628 genome harbors these coding sequences:
- a CDS encoding GIN domain-containing protein: MRTLIKVGASLLLLAFALIAVSYSMLRTQGVSSPNSAAGRALRSEVRQVSADITVIDLNGPINLTLRKGATASLKVRGEQRLLGNIDTSEDGNTLHIGPKGMLLHHRQPLSVELVLPWLAQLEVHGNGDSSVNGFSGDSFVLKVHGSGNVTFNGRFKEIVASVYGSGDVNLNGGNSDSVELEMVGSGQITASGGSKEVKATLTGSGDIDAEHLSADKVEVLLQGSGTTSVYARKEAELTLRGSGDIKVRGNPERRSSNRTGSGEISWD; the protein is encoded by the coding sequence ATGCGCACATTAATCAAGGTAGGCGCCAGCCTGCTGCTGCTGGCCTTCGCGCTGATCGCCGTGTCGTACAGCATGTTGCGCACGCAAGGCGTCAGCAGCCCGAACAGTGCCGCCGGACGCGCGCTGCGCAGCGAAGTGCGCCAGGTCAGCGCCGACATCACCGTGATCGACTTGAACGGCCCGATCAACCTGACCCTGCGCAAGGGCGCCACGGCGTCGCTGAAAGTGCGCGGCGAACAGCGGCTGCTGGGCAATATCGATACCAGCGAAGACGGCAATACCCTGCACATCGGCCCGAAAGGCATGCTGCTGCACCACCGCCAACCGTTGTCGGTCGAACTGGTCCTGCCTTGGCTGGCACAACTGGAAGTGCACGGCAACGGCGACAGCAGCGTCAATGGTTTCAGCGGCGACAGCTTCGTGCTGAAAGTGCACGGTTCCGGCAATGTGACCTTCAATGGCCGCTTCAAGGAAATCGTCGCCAGCGTGTACGGCAGCGGCGATGTGAACTTGAACGGCGGCAATAGCGACAGCGTGGAACTGGAAATGGTCGGTTCCGGCCAGATCACCGCCAGCGGCGGCAGCAAGGAAGTCAAGGCGACGCTGACCGGCTCGGGCGACATCGACGCCGAACACTTGTCGGCCGACAAGGTCGAAGTCTTGCTGCAAGGATCGGGCACAACCTCGGTCTACGCCCGCAAGGAAGCCGAGCTGACCTTGCGCGGCAGCGGCGACATCAAGGTGCGCGGCAATCCGGAACGGCGCAGCAGCAACCGCACCGGTTCGGGCGAAATCAGCTGGGATTGA
- a CDS encoding DUF1700 domain-containing protein → MSKLEYIAALRGALAGLPPDIIARTLAYYEQRFVDGQAVGRSEEDIARELGDPKKIALTLRTNSHMKAFEHKKTPFNLLRLLASLIGLAIFNLFMVVPALVYAALLAALYAAALGFYVAGIAITASGLSGANELVLEGPLRHWIAIDDNDSDDQARQTRISISENGINIYQEPVPRDKAAPVAEDDDEQQASPSRVIRQAEKLAGGVRVSTDLEQGSRSTQALFGLGMVIAGILLFLLSLVVSHYTLLGIKRYIAMNVSMLKGH, encoded by the coding sequence ATGAGCAAACTGGAATACATCGCGGCACTCAGGGGCGCCCTGGCCGGGTTGCCGCCGGACATCATCGCCAGGACGCTGGCCTATTACGAGCAGCGTTTCGTCGATGGCCAGGCAGTCGGCCGCAGCGAGGAAGATATCGCCAGGGAATTGGGCGATCCGAAGAAAATCGCCTTGACGCTGCGCACCAACAGCCATATGAAGGCGTTCGAGCACAAGAAAACCCCGTTCAACTTGCTGCGCCTGCTGGCCTCGCTGATCGGCCTGGCCATCTTCAACCTGTTCATGGTGGTGCCGGCGCTGGTCTATGCGGCGTTGCTGGCGGCCCTGTATGCGGCGGCGCTGGGGTTTTATGTGGCCGGCATCGCGATCACCGCCAGCGGTTTGTCGGGCGCCAATGAATTGGTGCTGGAAGGCCCGTTGCGCCACTGGATAGCGATCGACGACAATGATAGCGACGACCAGGCCAGGCAAACCAGGATTTCAATCAGTGAAAACGGCATCAATATTTATCAGGAACCGGTGCCGCGCGACAAAGCGGCGCCAGTTGCCGAGGACGACGACGAACAGCAGGCGTCGCCATCGCGGGTGATACGGCAAGCCGAGAAATTGGCCGGCGGCGTGCGCGTATCGACCGACCTGGAACAAGGGTCGCGCAGCACCCAGGCGCTGTTCGGCCTCGGCATGGTGATAGCCGGCATCCTGCTGTTCCTGCTCAGTCTGGTGGTATCGCACTACACGCTGCTCGGCATCAAGCGCTACATCGCGATGAATGTTTCCATGCTGAAGGGCCACTAG
- the hpnE gene encoding hydroxysqualene dehydroxylase HpnE has product MAKRQAGAGPVKHIAVVGAGWAGCAAAVELSRLGHQVTLFEAARTLGGRARRIEADGRRLDNGQHILLGAYTETLRLLALVGQAPEKVLLNLPLQMRYVPGAGGMDFIAPRWPAPWHLAAALLRAKGLARADKMALARFSSAARWMGWQLHRDCSVSELLERFDQTPRLIQLMWRPLCLAALNTPPERASAIVFLNVLRDSLGAKKRRASDMLIPKADLSALLPDAAAAFVEQHGGTLRSASKVETLRRHDDGQWHIGVRGAAAEESLRFDGVVLAAPASQAAVLLNQLPGEQTRPLVAQLTAFASEAITTCYLQYDPGVRLDWPFFALIDDPQQYQWGQFVFDRGQLDASQAGLLAVVISASGAAAEQGQALLAEAVAVQLAVAFQRPELGQPSWFQVITEKRATFACAPGLSRPANASGWPGLALAGDYTSSDYPATIEAAVRSGLAAAHCLFKTS; this is encoded by the coding sequence GTGGCTAAACGGCAAGCCGGCGCCGGCCCGGTGAAACACATTGCCGTCGTCGGTGCCGGTTGGGCCGGCTGCGCCGCCGCCGTCGAATTGAGCCGGCTCGGCCACCAGGTAACGCTGTTCGAGGCGGCGCGCACGCTGGGCGGCCGGGCCCGGCGCATTGAGGCTGACGGCAGGCGGCTCGACAATGGCCAGCATATCTTGCTCGGCGCTTATACCGAAACCCTGCGCCTGCTGGCGCTGGTCGGCCAGGCCCCGGAAAAAGTCTTGCTCAACCTGCCGCTGCAAATGCGTTATGTGCCGGGCGCGGGCGGCATGGATTTTATTGCCCCGCGCTGGCCGGCGCCATGGCATTTGGCGGCGGCATTGCTGCGCGCCAAGGGTTTGGCGCGTGCCGACAAGATGGCGCTGGCCCGTTTTTCCAGCGCGGCGCGCTGGATGGGCTGGCAATTGCACCGTGATTGCAGCGTCAGCGAATTGCTGGAACGTTTCGATCAAACGCCGCGTCTGATTCAATTGATGTGGCGCCCATTGTGCTTGGCAGCATTGAATACGCCGCCGGAACGGGCTTCCGCGATCGTGTTCCTGAATGTCTTGCGCGACAGCCTGGGCGCGAAAAAACGCCGCGCCTCCGACATGCTGATTCCGAAGGCCGATTTGAGCGCCCTGCTGCCGGACGCCGCCGCCGCCTTTGTCGAACAGCATGGCGGCACGCTGCGCAGCGCCAGCAAGGTCGAAACGCTGCGCCGGCACGATGACGGCCAGTGGCACATCGGCGTGCGCGGCGCGGCGGCGGAGGAAAGCCTGCGGTTCGACGGCGTGGTGCTGGCGGCGCCGGCCAGCCAGGCCGCCGTCTTGCTGAATCAGTTGCCCGGTGAACAGACCAGGCCGCTGGTGGCACAATTGACGGCGTTCGCATCGGAAGCGATCACCACCTGCTACCTGCAGTACGACCCTGGCGTCAGGCTGGATTGGCCGTTTTTTGCATTGATCGACGACCCGCAGCAATACCAGTGGGGCCAGTTCGTGTTCGACCGCGGCCAGCTCGATGCATCGCAGGCCGGTTTGCTGGCAGTGGTCATCAGCGCTTCCGGCGCGGCGGCCGAGCAAGGCCAGGCCTTGCTGGCCGAAGCCGTGGCGGTGCAACTGGCGGTCGCCTTCCAGCGCCCGGAACTGGGTCAGCCGTCATGGTTCCAGGTGATCACTGAAAAACGCGCCACCTTTGCCTGCGCGCCGGGCTTGTCGCGGCCAGCCAATGCCAGCGGCTGGCCCGGCCTGGCCCTGGCCGGCGACTATACGAGCAGCGACTACCCCGCCACCATCGAAGCGGCGGTGCGCAGCGGCCTGGCGGCGGCGCATTGCCTTTTTAAAACGTCTTGA
- the hpnD gene encoding presqualene diphosphate synthase HpnD, with product MSPDEYCQQKAAQSGSSFYYSFLFLPPERRRAITALYAFCREVDDTVDECTDEAVARTKLVWWRKEVKAMFEGNPAHPVMRALQPHLETYTLEEKYLQAIIDGMEMDLNQTRYLDYQAMTRYCWHVASVVGILSASIFGATRPETLLYAEKLGHAFQLTNIIRDVGEDARKGRIYLPINELQQFNVTAADLLNARHSENFENLMRFQVARAQTAYDEAFALLPQEDRRAQRPGLIMAAIYRTLLTEVERDGYHVLKQRISLTPIRKLWLAWKTYIRG from the coding sequence ATGTCACCCGACGAATATTGCCAACAAAAAGCCGCCCAGAGCGGTTCCAGTTTTTACTACAGCTTCCTGTTCCTGCCGCCGGAACGGCGCCGCGCGATCACCGCGCTGTACGCCTTTTGCCGCGAAGTCGACGACACCGTCGATGAATGCACCGACGAGGCGGTGGCGCGCACCAAGCTGGTGTGGTGGCGCAAGGAAGTCAAGGCCATGTTCGAGGGCAATCCGGCGCATCCGGTGATGCGCGCGCTGCAGCCGCACCTGGAGACCTACACGCTGGAAGAAAAATACCTGCAAGCCATCATCGACGGCATGGAAATGGACTTGAACCAGACCCGCTACCTGGATTACCAGGCGATGACGCGTTATTGCTGGCATGTGGCCAGCGTGGTCGGCATTTTATCGGCCAGCATCTTCGGCGCGACCAGGCCGGAAACCTTGCTGTACGCGGAAAAACTGGGCCATGCTTTTCAGTTGACCAACATCATCCGCGACGTCGGCGAAGATGCGCGCAAGGGGCGCATTTATTTGCCGATCAATGAACTGCAGCAATTCAATGTCACGGCGGCCGATTTGCTCAATGCCCGCCACAGCGAAAATTTCGAAAACCTGATGCGCTTCCAGGTGGCGCGCGCGCAAACCGCCTACGACGAAGCGTTCGCGCTGTTGCCGCAGGAAGACCGGCGCGCCCAGCGCCCCGGCCTGATCATGGCGGCGATTTACCGCACGCTGCTGACCGAGGTCGAACGCGACGGTTATCATGTGCTGAAGCAGCGCATTTCGCTGACGCCGATCCGCAAGCTGTGGCTGGCATGGAAGACCTATATCCGTGGCTAA
- the hpnC gene encoding squalene synthase HpnC, protein MSVDHYENFPVASFLLPRRLVPAVEAIYAFARSADDLADEGDATPSERLAALNAYEAALARIERQEGGGNPMFDKLAGIIAKHHLPIKPFYDLLSAFKQDVAVTRYASYDDLLDYCRRSANPVGLLMLNLYGQADDDNVRDSDAICSALQLINFLQDVAIDQQKERIYIPMDDINRFAVSPASFERSEAHGKWSALMRFEVARTRALMLSGAPLALRLRGRIGWELRLVVQGGLRILEAIEAVNYDVFRRRPTLQKRDWLVIFWRALRMSPRRLT, encoded by the coding sequence ATGTCAGTAGACCATTACGAGAATTTCCCAGTAGCATCTTTTCTGTTGCCGCGCCGGTTGGTGCCGGCGGTCGAAGCGATTTACGCCTTTGCCCGCAGCGCGGACGACCTGGCCGACGAAGGCGACGCCACGCCATCGGAACGGCTGGCGGCGCTGAACGCCTACGAAGCGGCGCTGGCCCGCATCGAACGCCAGGAAGGCGGCGGCAACCCGATGTTCGACAAGCTCGCCGGCATCATCGCCAAGCATCATTTGCCGATCAAACCCTTCTACGACTTATTGTCCGCCTTCAAGCAAGACGTGGCCGTGACCCGCTACGCCAGCTATGACGACTTGCTCGACTATTGCCGGCGCTCGGCGAATCCGGTCGGCTTGCTGATGCTGAACCTGTACGGCCAGGCCGATGACGACAATGTGCGCGATTCGGACGCCATCTGCAGCGCCTTGCAACTGATCAACTTCCTGCAAGACGTCGCGATCGACCAGCAAAAAGAGCGCATTTACATCCCGATGGATGACATCAACCGTTTTGCGGTCTCGCCGGCCAGTTTCGAGCGCAGCGAAGCGCACGGCAAGTGGAGCGCGCTGATGCGTTTTGAAGTGGCCCGCACCCGGGCGCTGATGCTGAGCGGCGCGCCGCTGGCCTTGCGCCTGCGCGGCCGCATCGGCTGGGAATTGCGGCTGGTGGTGCAAGGCGGCTTGCGCATCCTGGAAGCGATCGAGGCGGTCAATTACGACGTCTTCCGGCGCCGTCCGACCTTGCAAAAACGCGACTGGCTGGTGATTTTCTGGCGCGCCCTGCGCATGTCGCCGCGCCGCCTGACGTAA
- a CDS encoding efflux RND transporter periplasmic adaptor subunit, with product MFALKTLRLIRPAPAAVMLIGAVIVTACSKPVPKTEDIRPVRVLVLSSSNADVNAEFSGEVRARVESRLGFQVAGKVIGRKVDPGAQVKRGQVLMQLDPQDLQLSQAQAQASLRGAETNRDLARAELKRYQELRAQNFVSQAVLDSKETTLTAAQSNVDAAQAALRGQSNQARYASLLADVDGVVTAVDADVGQVVAPGTPVVRLAKSGDKEVLIGIPEDKVEIMRHISDVQVRLWADPQHSVAGKIREVSPAADPATRTYAVKVSLPDSYTEARLGMTAVVRFSSQTAAPQIKVPLTALYYEKSTTSVWLAENGAVRLVPVTVGGVSGNDILLAGGIKAGQSVVTAGVNLLKPGQKVKILGDDLTGHPVAPGLIAAGNTK from the coding sequence TTGTTTGCCCTGAAAACCCTGCGCCTTATTCGACCGGCGCCCGCCGCGGTCATGCTGATCGGCGCTGTTATCGTGACCGCCTGTTCCAAACCCGTCCCAAAAACCGAGGATATCCGCCCGGTGCGGGTATTGGTGTTAAGCAGCAGCAATGCCGATGTGAATGCCGAATTTTCCGGCGAGGTAAGGGCCCGGGTCGAATCGCGGCTGGGTTTCCAGGTGGCTGGCAAGGTCATCGGACGCAAGGTCGATCCGGGCGCGCAAGTCAAGCGCGGCCAGGTGCTGATGCAACTCGATCCGCAGGATTTGCAATTGTCGCAAGCCCAGGCGCAAGCGTCCTTGCGCGGCGCGGAAACCAACCGCGACCTGGCGCGCGCCGAACTGAAACGCTACCAGGAGTTGCGCGCGCAAAACTTCGTCAGCCAGGCTGTGCTCGACAGCAAGGAAACCACCTTGACGGCGGCGCAGTCGAATGTCGATGCGGCGCAGGCCGCGTTGCGCGGACAAAGCAATCAGGCCCGTTACGCCAGCTTGCTGGCCGATGTCGATGGCGTGGTGACGGCGGTCGACGCCGATGTCGGGCAAGTCGTGGCGCCCGGCACGCCGGTGGTGCGGCTGGCCAAGTCGGGCGACAAGGAAGTCTTGATCGGCATTCCGGAAGACAAGGTCGAGATCATGCGCCATATTTCGGACGTGCAGGTGCGGCTGTGGGCCGATCCGCAGCATAGCGTGGCCGGCAAGATCCGCGAAGTGTCGCCGGCGGCCGATCCGGCCACGCGTACCTATGCGGTCAAGGTCAGCTTGCCGGACAGTTACACCGAAGCGCGGCTGGGCATGACGGCGGTGGTGCGTTTCTCATCGCAAACGGCGGCGCCGCAGATCAAGGTGCCGCTGACGGCCTTGTATTATGAAAAGTCGACCACCTCGGTGTGGCTGGCCGAAAACGGCGCGGTACGGCTGGTGCCGGTCACGGTCGGCGGCGTCAGCGGCAACGACATCTTGCTGGCCGGCGGCATCAAGGCGGGCCAGAGCGTGGTCACGGCCGGCGTCAACCTGCTGAAGCCGGGCCAGAAAGTCAAGATCCTCGGCGATGACTTGACCGGTCATCCGGTCGCACCCGGCTTGATTGCTGCAGGGAATACGAAATGA
- a CDS encoding efflux RND transporter permease subunit, producing MKGGFNLSRWALEHIALTRYLIAVLLIGGMLSYASLGQDEDPPFTFRAMVVQASWPGATALQMADQVTDKLEKKLQETPYIDEISSYSKPGQTLILLKLRESAPPRDTAAAWYQVRKKIGDIRGTLPAGVIGPFFNDEFGDTYGSIFALSGDGFTYAEMKDYADFVRQQLLGVGLVSKVELFGVQDEKINIEFSQKKFAQLGIPFDAIVSQIGSQNAVEGSGVLVTPTDNLQVRVSGALKTVKDLENLQLRANGTTFRLGDFAIVKRAFQDPPQDKMRFNGKEVIGLGVSMEKGGNIINLGKNLEATLTRLKGQLPVGIELERVSNQPEAVTASVGEFVHTLIEAVLIVLAVSFLALGLHTRPFRLDVRPGLVVALTIPLVLAVTFLCMRMLDIDLHKISLGALIIALGLLVDDAIIAVEMMVRKMEEGFSRLDAATFAYTSTAMPMLTGTLITVAGFLPIGLAKSAAGEYTFSLFSVNALALVISWVVAVVFTPYIGYVLLKVKPHANGDHELFDTPGFRRFRAAVTWCVEWRKTTIAATLAIFALGIYGFNFIEKQFFPDSSRPELMVEMWTPEGTTFAANEAQAKKFESFVRKLDGVRSVTAYVGTGSPRFYLPLDQIFPQTNVTQFVVLPSSLEARGILRDKIVAIFKNDFPEVRGRVKFLPNGPPVPYPVQFRVSGTEVAKVRAIADDVKDIMRSNPNTVGVNDNWNESIKVLRLDLDQDKLRAVGVTSQAVMRTVNTILTGTTVGQFREDNKLIDIQVRQPLDERSTMSVLNDTNIATSSGKPVTISQLARVHFVWEPGVVWREGRDWAITVQADVADGIQGPTVSGQIDPKLNALRAQLPPGYRIAVKGAAADSGAAEASIAANLPLAIFIIFTLLMLQLHSFSRALLVFLTGPLGVAGAAAALLLLHRPLGFVANLGVIALFGMIIRNSVILIDQIEQDIQAGAAPWDAIIESAVRRCRPIVLTAAAAALAMIPLSRSVFWGPMAVAIMGGLILATALTLLFLPALYAAWFRVRKPQATAPE from the coding sequence ATGAAGGGCGGTTTTAACCTGTCGCGCTGGGCGCTGGAGCATATTGCGCTGACGCGTTACCTGATCGCGGTGCTGCTGATCGGCGGCATGCTCAGCTACGCCAGCCTGGGGCAGGATGAAGATCCGCCGTTTACCTTCCGCGCGATGGTGGTGCAAGCCAGCTGGCCGGGCGCGACCGCCTTGCAAATGGCCGACCAGGTCACCGACAAGCTGGAAAAGAAGTTGCAGGAAACGCCGTATATCGATGAAATCAGCAGTTATTCGAAACCCGGTCAAACCTTGATCTTGCTCAAGCTGCGTGAGTCGGCGCCACCCAGGGACACCGCCGCCGCGTGGTACCAGGTGCGCAAGAAGATCGGCGATATCCGCGGCACCTTGCCGGCCGGCGTCATCGGGCCATTCTTCAACGATGAATTCGGCGACACCTACGGTTCCATCTTTGCCTTGTCCGGCGACGGTTTTACCTATGCCGAGATGAAAGATTACGCCGACTTCGTGCGCCAGCAATTACTCGGCGTCGGCTTGGTGTCCAAGGTTGAACTGTTCGGCGTGCAAGACGAAAAGATCAATATCGAGTTTTCGCAAAAGAAATTCGCGCAACTCGGCATTCCGTTCGACGCCATCGTCAGCCAGATCGGCAGCCAGAATGCGGTCGAAGGCAGCGGCGTGCTGGTGACGCCGACCGACAACCTGCAAGTGCGCGTCAGCGGCGCACTGAAAACCGTCAAGGACCTGGAAAACCTGCAATTGCGCGCCAATGGCACCACCTTCCGGCTCGGCGATTTCGCCATCGTCAAGCGTGCATTCCAGGATCCGCCGCAAGACAAGATGCGTTTTAACGGCAAGGAAGTGATCGGCCTCGGCGTCTCGATGGAAAAGGGCGGCAACATCATTAACCTGGGCAAGAACCTGGAAGCGACGTTGACGCGCCTGAAAGGCCAGTTGCCAGTCGGCATAGAACTGGAGCGCGTCTCGAATCAGCCGGAAGCCGTGACGGCGTCGGTCGGCGAATTCGTCCATACCTTGATCGAAGCGGTGCTGATCGTGCTGGCCGTCAGTTTTCTCGCGCTGGGCTTGCATACCAGGCCATTCCGCCTCGACGTGCGGCCGGGCCTGGTGGTGGCGCTGACGATCCCGCTGGTATTGGCGGTGACGTTTTTATGCATGCGCATGCTCGACATCGACTTGCACAAGATTTCGCTGGGCGCGCTGATCATTGCGCTGGGCTTGCTGGTCGACGACGCCATCATCGCCGTCGAAATGATGGTGCGCAAGATGGAAGAGGGCTTTTCGCGCCTCGATGCGGCCACTTTCGCCTACACGTCGACGGCGATGCCGATGTTGACCGGCACGCTGATCACGGTGGCGGGTTTCTTGCCGATCGGCCTGGCCAAGTCGGCCGCCGGCGAATATACATTTTCGCTGTTTTCGGTGAATGCGCTGGCGCTGGTCATTTCGTGGGTGGTGGCGGTGGTGTTTACGCCGTACATCGGGTATGTGCTGTTGAAGGTCAAGCCGCACGCCAATGGCGACCATGAATTGTTCGATACGCCGGGTTTCCGGCGTTTCCGCGCGGCCGTCACCTGGTGCGTCGAGTGGCGCAAGACCACCATCGCGGCAACCCTGGCGATCTTTGCGCTGGGTATCTACGGTTTTAATTTTATCGAGAAGCAATTCTTCCCCGATTCCAGCCGGCCCGAATTGATGGTCGAAATGTGGACGCCGGAGGGCACGACGTTCGCCGCCAACGAAGCGCAGGCGAAGAAATTCGAAAGCTTCGTGCGCAAGCTCGACGGCGTGCGCAGCGTGACAGCCTACGTCGGCACCGGCAGCCCGCGGTTTTATTTGCCGCTGGATCAGATTTTCCCGCAAACCAACGTCACCCAATTTGTCGTCTTGCCGAGCAGCCTGGAAGCGCGCGGCATCTTGCGCGACAAGATCGTCGCCATTTTCAAGAACGACTTTCCGGAAGTGCGCGGCCGCGTCAAATTCTTGCCGAATGGGCCACCGGTGCCGTATCCGGTGCAATTCCGCGTCAGCGGCACCGAAGTGGCCAAGGTCAGGGCGATCGCCGACGACGTCAAGGACATCATGCGGAGCAACCCGAATACTGTCGGCGTCAACGATAACTGGAATGAATCGATCAAGGTATTGCGGCTGGACCTGGATCAGGACAAGTTGCGCGCCGTCGGCGTCACCTCGCAAGCGGTGATGCGCACAGTCAATACGATCTTGACCGGCACTACCGTCGGCCAGTTCCGTGAGGACAATAAGCTGATCGATATCCAGGTGCGCCAGCCGCTCGATGAACGGTCGACGATGTCAGTCTTGAACGACACCAATATTGCAACCTCCTCCGGCAAGCCGGTGACGATTTCGCAATTGGCGCGGGTGCATTTTGTGTGGGAGCCTGGCGTGGTGTGGCGCGAAGGGCGCGACTGGGCCATTACCGTGCAGGCCGACGTGGCCGACGGCATCCAGGGGCCGACCGTGTCGGGCCAGATCGATCCGAAACTGAACGCCTTGCGCGCCCAGTTGCCGCCCGGTTACCGGATTGCCGTCAAGGGCGCGGCGGCCGACAGCGGCGCGGCGGAAGCGTCGATCGCCGCCAACTTGCCGCTGGCGATCTTCATCATCTTTACTTTATTGATGTTGCAGCTGCATAGTTTTTCGCGCGCGCTGCTGGTGTTCCTGACCGGGCCGCTGGGCGTGGCCGGCGCGGCGGCGGCGCTGCTGCTGTTGCACCGTCCGCTGGGTTTTGTCGCCAACCTGGGCGTCATCGCGCTGTTCGGCATGATCATCCGCAACTCGGTGATCCTGATCGACCAGATCGAGCAAGATATCCAGGCCGGCGCCGCGCCGTGGGATGCGATCATCGAATCGGCGGTGCGCCGCTGCCGGCCGATCGTGCTGACCGCCGCCGCCGCCGCGCTGGCGATGATACCGCTGTCGCGCTCCGTGTTCTGGGGGCCGATGGCGGTCGCCATCATGGGCGGCCTGATCCTGGCGACCGCGCTGACGCTGTTGTTCTTGCCGGCCTTGTATGCGGCCTGGTTCCGGGTCCGCAAGCCGCAAGCGACGGCGCCGGAATAA
- the tig gene encoding trigger factor has product MATAVETLGKLERRITISFPLTDVRTEVEKRLKVQARTAKAPGFRPGKVPLKMVAAQYGYQIETEVLNDKVGRAFNDAANENNLRVAGFPNIVPKEEAAEGVLAFDATFEVYPEVVIGDLTTVDIETVKAEVSEAEIDKTIDILRKQRVHFHTKGEAGEHGDGGAAIAANGDRVTVDFVGAIDGVEFPGGKADGYAFVLGEGRMLPEFEAATVGLKVGEAKTFPLAFPEDYHGKDVAGKTASFTITLQKLEWAHLPEVDAEFAKSLGVADGDLAKMREDIKVNLEREVAGRVKARNKESVMDALVKVAELDVPKALVAQDSERLAEMTRQDMAQRGMNVKDVPFPAELFAEKAERRVRLGLILSQLVGDNNLQATPEQVKAQVEDFAQSYEDPREVLKYYYSDRRRLGEVEALVLEENVVTYVLGLSKVTSKAVAFDELMGSNAQQA; this is encoded by the coding sequence ATGGCAACTGCAGTCGAAACCCTGGGCAAACTCGAACGTCGTATCACCATCTCCTTCCCGCTGACCGACGTCCGCACGGAAGTCGAGAAGCGCCTGAAAGTGCAAGCCCGTACGGCTAAGGCGCCGGGCTTCCGTCCGGGCAAGGTTCCTTTAAAAATGGTCGCAGCACAATACGGTTATCAAATCGAAACCGAAGTGTTGAATGACAAAGTCGGTCGTGCATTCAATGACGCCGCCAACGAAAACAATCTGCGCGTTGCCGGTTTCCCGAACATCGTGCCGAAAGAAGAAGCCGCCGAAGGCGTGCTGGCGTTCGACGCCACGTTCGAAGTTTATCCGGAAGTCGTGATCGGCGACCTGACCACCGTTGACATCGAAACCGTCAAGGCGGAAGTGTCGGAAGCTGAAATCGACAAGACCATCGACATCCTGCGCAAACAGCGCGTGCATTTCCACACCAAGGGCGAAGCTGGCGAACACGGCGACGGCGGCGCGGCGATTGCCGCCAACGGCGACCGCGTGACCGTCGATTTCGTCGGCGCTATCGACGGCGTTGAATTCCCGGGCGGCAAAGCTGACGGTTACGCATTCGTATTGGGCGAAGGCCGCATGCTGCCTGAGTTCGAAGCAGCCACCGTCGGCCTGAAAGTCGGCGAAGCGAAAACCTTCCCGCTGGCATTCCCGGAGGACTACCATGGCAAAGACGTGGCCGGCAAGACCGCCTCGTTCACCATCACGCTGCAAAAGCTGGAATGGGCGCACCTGCCGGAAGTCGATGCGGAATTCGCCAAATCGCTGGGCGTTGCCGATGGCGACCTGGCCAAAATGCGCGAAGACATCAAAGTCAACCTGGAACGTGAAGTTGCCGGCCGCGTCAAAGCCCGCAACAAGGAAAGCGTGATGGACGCGCTGGTCAAGGTTGCTGAACTGGACGTGCCAAAAGCCCTGGTCGCACAAGACTCCGAGCGCCTGGCTGAAATGACCCGCCAGGACATGGCGCAGCGCGGCATGAACGTCAAGGACGTGCCTTTCCCAGCTGAACTGTTCGCTGAAAAAGCCGAGCGCCGCGTGCGCCTGGGCCTGATCCTGTCGCAACTGGTGGGCGACAACAACCTGCAAGCCACGCCTGAGCAAGTCAAGGCGCAGGTGGAAGACTTCGCGCAAAGCTACGAAGACCCGCGCGAAGTGCTGAAGTACTACTACAGCGACCGTCGTCGCCTGGGTGAAGTCGAAGCCCTTGTATTAGAAGAAAACGTCGTCACTTACGTGCTGGGCCTGTCGAAAGTAACGTCGAAAGCGGTCGCCTTCGACGAATTGATGGGAAGCAACGCACAACAAGCGTAA